Below is a window of Virgibacillus sp. NKC19-3 DNA.
CTGCTCCTAATTTACCTGAAGTGAGCGAGTTGGATATTATCCGACATTATACAGGTCTTTCCAATCGGAATTATGGGGTGGATTCAGGTTTTTATCCACTCGGATCTTGTACGATGAAATACAATCCGAAAATAAACGAGGATGTTGCACGTTTGGACGGATTCAATCATATTCATCCACATCAAAATACCGAGAGCGTCCAGGGTGCAATGGAAATGATGTATGAATTGCAAGCCTCATTACGGGAAATTACCGGAATGCATGAAGTATCACTTCAGTCTGCAGCAGGAGCCCAAGGCGAATGGACCTCCCTAATGATGATTCGTGCATTTCATGAAGCAAATGGTGATTTTAATCGTACAAAAGTCATTGTTCCTGATTCTGCACATGGAACGAATCCTTCCTCAGCGGCTGTTGCCGGATTTGATGCAGTTACCGTTAAAACGAATGATCATGGTTTAGTTGATATAGAAGATTTAAAAGGTCTGGTCGGAAAAGATACAGCAGCATTAATGTTAACCAATCCGAACACATTAGGTTTATTTGAAACTGAAATTAAAGAGATGGCAGAAATCATTCATGGTGTGGGCGGAAAATTATATTATGATGGAGCTAACTTGAATGCCATTATGGGCTATGCAAGACCAGCAGATATGGGATTTGATGCAGTGCACGTAAACCTACACAAAACATTTACAGGCCCACACGGTGGCGGAGGTCCTGGATCTGGACCGGTAGGTGTATCCCAAGAACTCGAGCCATTTTTACCAAAGCCAATACTGGTTAAAAATGAAAACAAATACGATTTTGACTATGATAGGCCAAATTCGATTGGCAGAATAAAACCTTATTACGGAAATTTTGGAATTAATCTTCGTGCCTATACGTATATCCGTACAATGGGGGCAGAAGGACTTAAGAAAGTTAGTGAATATGCTGTATTAAATGCAAATTACATGATGCGTAAACTTGGAAAAGCATATGACCTCCCATACCAGCAACACTGCAAACATGAATTTGTTTTATCAGGAAAAAAACAGAAGAAATTGGGTGTTCGAACGCTGGATGTGGCCAAGCGATTGCTTGATTATGGTTATCATCCACCAACGATATACTTCCCGTTAAATGTGGAAGAAGCAATGATGGTTGAGCCAACAGAAACAGAATCCAAGGAGACATTGGACGGGTTTATAGATTCCATGCTGTCTATTGCTGAAGAGACAGAAAATAACCCTGAATTAGTTCAAGAAGCTCCGCATCATACAATTGTTAAACGCATGGATGAAACAACGGCAGCAAGAAAGCCAATTTTAAGTTATACGAAATAAGAAAAAGGCTCAAGGTTAAAGATACCTTGAGCCTTTTTCTTATTTCGTCTTAATTTTACCAGTCCATTTTTTGAATCCGCCTTTTAATTGGCTAATATCTTGGTAGCCTTTCTTGCGTAGGAGTTGTGCAGCTCGTGCAGAGCGTGAACCACTTTGGCAATAAAGGTATACCGGTTTATCTTTTCGGATTTCTACTAATCGCTGTTTCATTTGTGTTACCGGAATATTTCTAGCACCCAGAATATGTCCTTTATCAAATTCTTGGGGCTCTCTTACATCTATAAGTTGCGCTTTTCGATAACCTTCACGAAATTGGTCCTGTGTTAAAACCTTTAAAAAATTACGTTGTCTGAAATAACGAAACACACCAAACGCAATCAGAGCAACAATTGCTATTACTAAAAACTCCATTGTATTTCCCCGTATTTCACATTTGTACTACTACTATTATAGGGTGTTTAGGCTATTTTTTCAAAGTTTTTTCTTGCCATTAGGACAAAACTTCGTATTTATACGTATTGTCTTTTTTTGCAGTAAAGAAGTGTAAAAGGAGATATATGTAAAGCTCGAAATTGTTGATAGTTAGTATAAAAGCTATAAAAGCTTGAAAATCTTTTATTTACTATTGAAAATTTCGTTTGTTTGTTATTGACAAATTATACTTTATTTGCTTTGAACACAATATATAGTGTTTTTTATCTTTTACTATCAATATATTGTTTAAAATGAATGATCTGTGGTATCGTGTAATTATAAAACTTAATAGTAAAGGGGCGATAACATGTCGATAGCTGTTGAAAAAAAACTCGGGATTAATGTGGAGAAGCTTAATGAAGATATTAAATTATTCCCACAGGTATATCCCATTACTGCGGATATGAAGCTTCGTCATACAGGCGTTTCTCGTTTAGTAATGCTGGATCGATATGCTTTTAAGGATACACAAAAGAAAACATTAAAAGAGGGCGATTTTGTTGTCTTAACAGTCAAAGCAGATCCTAAATTTCCAGCTCGTGGATTAGGAATTGTTAAATCAATCGATTGGACGAAAAAGGAAGCAAATATCCGGATAAATGATGAATTTCTATCTGTGCTAGATGACGAAAGTGAAGCAGCAACAGGGATTGTGCGGCGAAATATAAGTGTTATTGATAAACCGTTGGAAGTGTATTACGAGCAAATAGCAAAAAGAAATGCTACTGGACTTGCAAGTGTGGAGCAAACAAACAATGCAAAACAAGAATGGGCTGCTAAGTTCAATGATGAGTTGGTAAACATGAATTTTATACCAGCAGGAAGGGTATTATACGGGGCTGGGGCAGATACGGATGTAACCTATTTTAATTGTTATGTGATGCCTTATATTAAAGATTCCCGGGAAGGCATATCCGATCATCGTAAACAGGTAATGGAAATTATGAGTAGAGGTGGGGCGTCGGAACGAATGGATCTACCTTAAGACCCCGCAATACATTGGCAAGAGGTGTTAATGGAAAATCATCCGGATCGGTATCATGGCTTGATGATATTGCGAAACTGACTCATTTAGTTGAGCAAGGTGGTTCAAGGCGTGGAGCACAAATGATAATGTTAGTAGATTCTCACCCCGATATCATTGAATTCATTATTTCTAAAATGCAAAATCCAAGAATTTTGCGTTATTTGATTGAAAATATAGAGGATGAGCAAATCAGACAGCTGGCACAGGAGAAATTGAACTTCACTCCATTTACAGAAACAGAAATGGATCTATATCAGGGGATTGTTAATTACAGTTCAATGCCAGGATTAGGGGGATTTACGCAGGCGGCGATAAACCAAGCGGAAGAAAAATTGCAAACGGGTGGTACGTATACTGTTCATAACCCGGAATTTTTAACTGGAGCGAATATTTCTGTCTGTTTGACGAAAGAATTTATGGAAGCAGTTGAAAATGATGATTATTATGATCTCCGCTTTCCAGATGTTGAAAATTATACGAAAGATGAAATGGCAGCATATAATGAAAATTGGCATGATGTCGGTGATGTTCGAAAATGGGAAAAAATGGGGTATGGTGTGCGCACTTATCGTCATGTAAAAGCCAGAGAATTATGGAATTTAATCAATATTTGTGCAACATATGCAGCAGAACCAGGTATTTTCTTTATCGATAATGCGAATGACATGACAAATGCTCAAGCATATGAAGACCAGGTAGTGGCGACAAATCCATGTGGTGAGCAACCACTTGCTCCTTATTCGGTTTGTAACCTAGCAGCAGTAAATCTTGCTGAAATGGCAAATAAAGATACGAAAACAGTTGATTTTGAAAAATTAAAGCAAACTGTAAAGACTGGAGTTCGCATGCAGGATAATGTAATTGATGCGACACCATATTTTTTAGAAGAAAATAAAAAGCAAGCACTTGGTGAACGCCGAGTCGGATTGGGCGTCATGGGCTTGCATGATCTTTTGATCTATTGTGAAACAGCATATGGATCAAAAGCAGGCAATGAATTGGTGGACAAGTTATTTGAAATCATTGCTACCACAGCCTACCGCCAATCCATTGAGCTTGCTAAAGAAAAAGGAAGCTTCCCGTTCTTAATTGGTAAAACAGATAAAGAAACAAAAGAACTACGAGAAGCGTTCATCAACACCGGTTATATGAAAAAAATGCCCGAAGATATAAGAGAAGCAATACTTGAAAATGGTATTCGCAATTCCCATTTATTGACTGTTGCTCCCACAGGAAGCACAGGTACAATGGTCGGAGTTAGCACAGGGTTAGAGCCATATTTTTCCTTTTCTTATTACAGAAGTGGGAGACTTGGGAAATTTATTGAGGTTAAAGCAGGTATTGTACAGGAATATCTAGACAAAAATCCGGAAGTAGATTCGAATCATTTACCACATTGGTTTGTGGCTTCGATGGATTTAACTCCTGAAGCACATGCTGATACACAATGTACTATCCAGCGCTGGGTGGATAGTTCTATTTCCAAAACGGTAAATGCGCCAAAGGGGTATACCGTTAATCAGGTAGAAAGTGTTTATCGTAGGTTGTACAATGGTGGAGCGAAAGGTGGAACGGTTTATGTAGACGGCAGTCGTGATTCCCAAGTGTTGACACTAAAAGCGGAAGAAAACACTGTAGGCGAGCAAACAGAGTTATTCCATGACACTGAAAAACCGAAAGTCGTATTAATGGACACTGTACAAGAATTGGAAAAAACGAATGTATCCATAGGTTCCGAAGTCGGAGACACCTGTCCTGTTTGTCGAACAGGTAGAGTTGAAGATATAGGTGGCTGTAATACATGTACAAGTTGTAATGCTCAATTGAAGTGCGGATTATAAATAAAAGAATTCCCAATTGAAGAGCTAAGATAAGCAGTTAGCTCTTTTTTTGCTTGTTTTACCTTCTGTTTTACGATATCCTCATAGTATAGAAACATTGTTGCCTTTACTAAAAAACTTTTGAAATGAGGAGATTTCATGCCTACGCCTAGTATGGAAGATTATATTGAACAAATATACAATTTAATAGAAACGAAAGGATATGCACGAGTTGCCGATATTGCAGAAGCATTAATGGTACATCCATCCTCTGTAACAAAGATGGTCCAGAAATTGGATAAAGACGAGTATTTGCACTATGAGAAGTATAGGGGGCTTGTACTCACTGCCAGAGGGAAAAAAATCGGAGAACGGTTGGTATTCCGACATGAATTGTTGGAAGAATTTCTTGGAATAATTGGTGTAGATGAAGAGAAAATATATGAGGAAGTAGAAGGCATCGAACACCACCTAAGTTGGAATTCCATTGATCGGATTGGCGATTTGGTAAATTATTTCAAATCTGATGAAAATCGTATATTGCAATTGAGGCAGCTACATATGGAAAACGAACAAGATTAAAAGCAGCTTTCACATAACAAGTTCCAATTGATTACATTTGAATAATGGGTTCTATTCTTCCTTTCTTGTGCTTAAAAATATAAAAAGAAGAATAAGGGAGCGAACTCATGAAAATTGATGGTGTGTTTTCTGGCGGTGGAGTAAAAGCTTATGCATTTGTAGGTGCACTTAAAAGCATAGAAAAGAACACATTACAATTGGAACGTGTTGCGGGTACTTCTGCTGGAGCTATTGTAGCATCCTTTGTAGCTGCCGACTATTCGACGGATGAAATTGATGAAATGCTTGGTGAATTAGATTTAAAAGACTTTTTAGATCCACCATGGTTAAGTAAATGGATCCCTTTTAGTAAATGGTTTTTTTTATATTTTCAACTA
It encodes the following:
- the gcvPB gene encoding aminomethyl-transferring glycine dehydrogenase subunit GcvPB yields the protein MANNDFPLIFERSKEGRTSYSLPEMDVPEVELDEELESSYIRESAPNLPEVSELDIIRHYTGLSNRNYGVDSGFYPLGSCTMKYNPKINEDVARLDGFNHIHPHQNTESVQGAMEMMYELQASLREITGMHEVSLQSAAGAQGEWTSLMMIRAFHEANGDFNRTKVIVPDSAHGTNPSSAAVAGFDAVTVKTNDHGLVDIEDLKGLVGKDTAALMLTNPNTLGLFETEIKEMAEIIHGVGGKLYYDGANLNAIMGYARPADMGFDAVHVNLHKTFTGPHGGGGPGSGPVGVSQELEPFLPKPILVKNENKYDFDYDRPNSIGRIKPYYGNFGINLRAYTYIRTMGAEGLKKVSEYAVLNANYMMRKLGKAYDLPYQQHCKHEFVLSGKKQKKLGVRTLDVAKRLLDYGYHPPTIYFPLNVEEAMMVEPTETESKETLDGFIDSMLSIAEETENNPELVQEAPHHTIVKRMDETTAARKPILSYTK
- a CDS encoding rhodanese-like domain-containing protein, which produces MEFLVIAIVALIAFGVFRYFRQRNFLKVLTQDQFREGYRKAQLIDVREPQEFDKGHILGARNIPVTQMKQRLVEIRKDKPVYLYCQSGSRSARAAQLLRKKGYQDISQLKGGFKKWTGKIKTK
- the mntR gene encoding transcriptional regulator MntR — translated: MPTPSMEDYIEQIYNLIETKGYARVADIAEALMVHPSSVTKMVQKLDKDEYLHYEKYRGLVLTARGKKIGERLVFRHELLEEFLGIIGVDEEKIYEEVEGIEHHLSWNSIDRIGDLVNYFKSDENRILQLRQLHMENEQD